The following are from one region of the Prionailurus bengalensis isolate Pbe53 chromosome A2, Fcat_Pben_1.1_paternal_pri, whole genome shotgun sequence genome:
- the COL1A2 gene encoding collagen alpha-2(I) chain isoform X2 yields the protein MLSFVDTRTLLLLAVTSCLATCQSLEEATARKGPTGDRGPRGERGPPGPPGRDGDDGIPGPPGPPGPPGPPGLGGNFAAQYDPGKGVGLGPGPMGLMGPRGPPGASGAPGPQGFQGPAGEPGEPGQTGPAGARGPPGPPGKAGEDGHPGKPGRPGERGVVGPQGARGFPGTPGLPGFKGIRGHNGLDGLKGQPGAPGVKGEPGPAGSKGESGNKGEPGSAGPQGPPGPSGEEGKRGPNGEAGSAGPSGPPGLRGSPGSRGLPGADGRAGVMGPPGPRGATGPAGVRGPNGDAGRPGEPGLMGPRGFPGAPGNVGPAGKEGPMGLPGIDGRPGPIGPAGARGEPGNIGFPGPKGPTGDPGKNGDKGHAGLAGARGAPGPDGNNGAQGPPGPQGVQGGKGEQGPAGPPGFQGLPGPAGTAGEVGKPGERGLPGEFGLPGPAGPRGERGPPGESGAAGPSGPIGSRGPSGPPGPDGNKGEPGVLGAPGTAGPSGPSGLPGERGAAGIPGGKGEKGETGLRGEIGNPGRDGARGAPGAVGAPGPAGATGDRGEAGPAGPAGPAGPRGSPGERGEVGPAGPNGFAGPAGAAGQPGAKGERGTKGPKGENGPVGPTGPVGSAGPSGPNGPPGPAGSRGDGGPPGATGFPGAAGRTGPPGPSGITGPPGPPGAAGKEGLRGPRGDQGPVGRTGETGASGPPGFAGEKGPSGEPGTAGPPGTPGPQGLLGAPGILGLPGSRGERGLPGVSGSVGEPGPLGIAGPPGARGPSGAVGAPGVNGAPGEAGRDGNPGNDGPPGRDGQPGHKGERGYPGNIGPVGAVGAPGPHGPVGPTGKHGNRGEPGPAGVVGPVGAVGPRGPTGPQGIRGDKGEPGDKGPRGLPGLKGHNGLQGLPGLAGQHGDQGAPGSVGPAGPRGPAGPSGPMGKDGRTGHPGSVGPAGVRGSQGSQGPAGPPGPPGPPGPPGPSGGGYDFGYEGDFYRADQPRSPPSLRPKDYEVDATLKSLNNQIETLLTPEGSRKNPARTCRDLRLSHPEWSSGYYWIDPNQGCTMDAIKVYCDFSTGETCIRAQPENILAKNWYRNSKVKKHVWLGETINGGTQFEYNVEGVTTKEMATQLAFMRLLANHASQNITYHCKNSIAYMDEETGNLKKAVILQGSNDVELVAEGNSRFTYTVLVDGCSKKTNEWKKTIIEYKTNKPSRLPILDIAPLDIGGADQEIRVDVGPVCFK from the exons GGTTTGATGGGACCTAGAGGGCCTCCTGGTGCATCTGGAGCTCCT ggtCCTCAAGGTTTCCAAGGACCTGCTGGTGAGCCTGGTGAGCCTGGTCAAACT GGTCCTGCGGGTGCTCGTGGTCCACCTGGGCCTCCTGGCAAGGCTGGTGAGGAT gGTCACCCTGGAAAACCTGGACGACCTGGTGAGAGAGGAGTTGTTGGACCACAG gGTGCTCGTGGTTTCCCTGGGACTCCTGGACTTCCCGGCTTCAAGGGCATTAGG gGACACAATGGTCTGGATGGATTGAAGGGACAGCCTGGTGCTCCAGGTGTGAAG GGTGAACCTGGTCCAGCTGGTTCCAAAGGAGAGAGTGGCAACAAGGGTGAGCCC GGCTCTGCTGGTCCTCAAGGTCCTCCTGGTCCCAGTggtgaagaaggaaagagaggcccCAATGGTGAAGCTGGATCTGCTGgcccctctgggcctcctggGCTGAGA GGAAGTCCTGGTTCTCGTGGTCTCCCTGGAGCTGATGGCAGAGCCGGTGTTATG GGCCCTCCTGGCCCCCGTGGTGCTACTGGCCCTGCTGGTGTCCGAGGCCCCAATGGAGATGCTGGTCGCCCTGGAGAGCCCGGCCTCATGGGACCCCGA gGTTTTCCTGGTGCCCCTGGAAATGTTGGCCCAGCTGGCAAAGAAGGTCCCATG GGCCTCCCTGGCATTGATGGCCGGCCTGGACCAATTGGCCCAGCTGGAGCAAGAGGAGAGCCTGGCAACATCGGATTCCCTGGCCCCAAAGGCCCCACT GGTGATCCAGGCAAAAATGGTGATAAAGGTCATGCTGGTCTTGCCGGTGCTCGG GGTGCTCCAGGTCCTGACGGAAACAATGGTGCTCAGGGACCCCCTGGACCACAA GGTGTCCAAGGTGGAAAAGGTGAACAGGGTCCCGCTGGTCCTCCAGGCTTCCAG gGTCTGCCTGGCCCTGCAGGTACAGCTGGTGAAGTTGGCAAACCAGGAGAAAGG GGTCTCCCTGGTGAATTTGGTCTCCCTGGTCCTGCTGGCCCAAGA ggggAGCGTGGGCCCCCTGGTGAAAGTGGTGCTGCTGGTCCTTCTGGTCCTATTGGAAGCCGAGGTCCTTCTGGACCCCCTGGGCCTGATGGAAACAAG GGTGAACCTGGTGTGCTTGGTGCTCCAGGCACTGCTGGTCCATCTGGTCCCAGTGGACTCCCAGGAGAGAGGGGTGCTGCCGGCATACCTGGAGGCAAGGGAGAAAAG GGTGAAACTGGTCTCAGAGGTGAAATTGGTAACCCAGGCAGAGATGGTGCCCGT GGTGCTCCTGGTGCTGTAGGTGCCCCTGGTCCTGCTGGAGCCACTGGTGACCGG GGTGAAGCTGGTCCTGCCGGTCCCGCTGGTCCTGCTGGTCCTCGTGGTAGCCCT GGTGAACGTGGTGAGGTTGGTCCCGCTGGCCCCAACGGATTTGCTGGTCCTGCT GGTGCTGCTGGTCAACCTGGTgctaaaggagagagaggaaccaaAGGGCCCAAGGGTGAAAATGGCCCCGTTGGTCCCACGGGCCCTGTTGGATCTGCTGGCCCATCC GGTCCAAATGGTCCCCCTGGTCCTGCTGGCAGTCGTGGTGATGGTGGCCCTCCT GGTGCTACTGGTTTCCCTGGTGCTGCTGGACGGACTGGTCCTCCTGGACCCTCT GGTATCACTGGCCCTCCTGGTCCCCCTGGTGCTGCTGGTAAAGAAGGACTTCGTGGGCCTCGGGGTGACCAAGGTCCAGTTGGCCGAACAGGGGAAACAGGTGCATCTGGTCCCCCTGGCTTTGCTGGTGAGAAGGGTCCCTCTGGAGAGCCTGGAACTGCT GGACCCCCTGGAACCCCTGGTCCTCAAGGTCTTCTTGGTGCTCCTGGTATTCTGGGTCTCCCAGGCTCTAGAGGTGAACGTGGTCTACCAGGTGTTTCTGGATCTGTG GGTGAACCTGGACCTCTCGGCATCGCTGGTCCACCTGGGGCTCGTGGTCCCTCTGGTGCTGTGGGCGCACCTGGAGTCAATGGTGCTCCTGGTGAAGCTGGTCGCGAT GGCAACCCTGGGAATGATGGTCCCCCAGGCCGCGACGGTCAACCTGGACACAAG GGAGAACGCGGTTACCCTGGCAACATTGGTCCAGTTGGCGCTGTGGGCGCACCTGGTCCTCATGGCCCCGTGGGTCCCACTGGAAAACATGGAAACCGTGGTGAACCT GGTCCTGCTGGTGTTGTTGGTCCCGTTGGTGCTGTTGGTCCAAGAGGTCCTACT GGCCCACAAGGTATTCGAGGTGATAAAGGAGAGCCTGGTGACAAGGGGCCTAGAGGTCTTCCTGGCTTAAAGGGACACAATGGACTGCAAGGTCTTCCTGGTCTTGCT GGCCAACATGGCGATCAAGGTGCTCCTGGCTCTGTGGGTCCTGCTGGTCCTAGG GGCCCTGCTGGTCCTTCTGGCCCTATGGGCAAAGACGGTCGCACTGGACATCCTGGTTCAGTCGGACCTGCCGGCGTTCGTGGCTCTCAGGGTAGCCAAGGTCCTGCT GGCCCCCCTGGTCCCCCTGGCCCTCCTGGACCTCCTGGCCCAAGTGGTGGTGGTTATGATTTTGGTTACGAAGGGGACTTCTACAGGGCTGACCAGCCTCGCTCACCACCTTCTCTCAGACCCAAGGATTATGAAGTTGATGCTACTCTGAAATCTCTCAACAACCAGATTGAGACCCTTCTTACTCCTGAAGGCTCTAGGAAGAACCCAGCTCGCACATGCCGTGACTTGAGACTTAGCCACCCCGAGTGGAGCAGTG GTTACTACTGGATTGACCCTAACCAAGGATGCACTATGGATGCTATCAAAGTATACTGTGATTTCTCTACTGGTGAAACCTGTATCCGGGCTCAACCTGAAAACATCCTAGCCAAGAACTGGTACAGAAATTCCAAGGTCAAGAAGCACGTGTGGTTAGGAGAAACTATCAATGGTGGTACCCAG tttgaatatAATGTTGAAGGAGTCACCACCAAGGAAATGGCTACTCAACTTGCCTTCATGCGCCTGCTGGCCAACCATGCCTCTCAAAACATCACCTACCACTGCAAGAACAGCATTGCATACATGGATGAAGAGACTGGCAACCTGAAAAAGGCTGTCATTCTGCAAGGCTCCAACGATGTTGAACTTGTTGCCGAGGGCAACAGCAGGTTCACTTACACTGTTCTTGTAGACGGCTGCTCT aaaaagacaaatgaatggaaaaagacaatcatcgaatacaaaacaaataagccaTCCCGCCTGCCTATCCTTGATATTGCACCTTTGGACATCGGTGGTGCTGACCAAGAAATCAGGGTGGACGTTGGCCCAGTCTGtttcaaataa
- the COL1A2 gene encoding collagen alpha-2(I) chain isoform X1 — translation MLSFVDTRTLLLLAVTSCLATCQSLEEATARKGPTGDRGPRGERGPPGPPGRDGDDGIPGPPGPPGPPGPPGLGGNFAAQYDPGKGVGLGPGPMGLMGPRGPPGASGAPGPQGFQGPAGEPGEPGQTGPAGARGPPGPPGKAGEDGHPGKPGRPGERGVVGPQGARGFPGTPGLPGFKGIRGHNGLDGLKGQPGAPGVKGEPGAPGENGTPGQTGARGLPGERGRVGAPGPAGARGSDGSVGPVGPAGPIGSAGPPGFPGAPGPKGELGPVGNPGPAGPAGPRGEMGLPGVSGPVGPPGNPGANGLTGAKGAAGLPGVAGAPGLPGPRGIPGPVGAAGATGARGLVGEPGPAGSKGESGNKGEPGSAGPQGPPGPSGEEGKRGPNGEAGSAGPSGPPGLRGSPGSRGLPGADGRAGVMGPPGPRGATGPAGVRGPNGDAGRPGEPGLMGPRGFPGAPGNVGPAGKEGPMGLPGIDGRPGPIGPAGARGEPGNIGFPGPKGPTGDPGKNGDKGHAGLAGARGAPGPDGNNGAQGPPGPQGVQGGKGEQGPAGPPGFQGLPGPAGTAGEVGKPGERGLPGEFGLPGPAGPRGERGPPGESGAAGPSGPIGSRGPSGPPGPDGNKGEPGVLGAPGTAGPSGPSGLPGERGAAGIPGGKGEKGETGLRGEIGNPGRDGARGAPGAVGAPGPAGATGDRGEAGPAGPAGPAGPRGSPGERGEVGPAGPNGFAGPAGAAGQPGAKGERGTKGPKGENGPVGPTGPVGSAGPSGPNGPPGPAGSRGDGGPPGATGFPGAAGRTGPPGPSGITGPPGPPGAAGKEGLRGPRGDQGPVGRTGETGASGPPGFAGEKGPSGEPGTAGPPGTPGPQGLLGAPGILGLPGSRGERGLPGVSGSVGEPGPLGIAGPPGARGPSGAVGAPGVNGAPGEAGRDGNPGNDGPPGRDGQPGHKGERGYPGNIGPVGAVGAPGPHGPVGPTGKHGNRGEPGPAGVVGPVGAVGPRGPTGPQGIRGDKGEPGDKGPRGLPGLKGHNGLQGLPGLAGQHGDQGAPGSVGPAGPRGPAGPSGPMGKDGRTGHPGSVGPAGVRGSQGSQGPAGPPGPPGPPGPPGPSGGGYDFGYEGDFYRADQPRSPPSLRPKDYEVDATLKSLNNQIETLLTPEGSRKNPARTCRDLRLSHPEWSSGYYWIDPNQGCTMDAIKVYCDFSTGETCIRAQPENILAKNWYRNSKVKKHVWLGETINGGTQFEYNVEGVTTKEMATQLAFMRLLANHASQNITYHCKNSIAYMDEETGNLKKAVILQGSNDVELVAEGNSRFTYTVLVDGCSKKTNEWKKTIIEYKTNKPSRLPILDIAPLDIGGADQEIRVDVGPVCFK, via the exons GGTTTGATGGGACCTAGAGGGCCTCCTGGTGCATCTGGAGCTCCT ggtCCTCAAGGTTTCCAAGGACCTGCTGGTGAGCCTGGTGAGCCTGGTCAAACT GGTCCTGCGGGTGCTCGTGGTCCACCTGGGCCTCCTGGCAAGGCTGGTGAGGAT gGTCACCCTGGAAAACCTGGACGACCTGGTGAGAGAGGAGTTGTTGGACCACAG gGTGCTCGTGGTTTCCCTGGGACTCCTGGACTTCCCGGCTTCAAGGGCATTAGG gGACACAATGGTCTGGATGGATTGAAGGGACAGCCTGGTGCTCCAGGTGTGAAG GGTGAACCTGGCGCCCCTGGTGAAAATGGAACTCCAGGTCAAACA GGAGCTCGTGGGCTTCCTGGTGAGAGAGGACGTGTCGGTGCCCCTGGCCCAGCT gGTGCCCGTGGAAGTGATGGAAGTGTGGGTCCTGTGGGTCCTGCT GGTCCCATTGGGTCTGCTGGCCCTCCAGGCTTCCCAGGTGCTCCTGGCCCCAAG GGTGAACTTGGACCGGTCGGTAATCCTGGTCCTGCTGGTCCCGCGGGTCCCCGTGGTGAAATGGGTCTTCCAGGTGTTTCTGGCCCTGTTGGACCTCCT GGTAACCCTGGAGCCAACGGCCTGACTGGTGCGAAGGGTGCTGCT GGCTTGCCCGGtgttgctggggcacctggcctCCCTGGACCCCGTGGTATTCCCGGCCCTGTTGGTGCTGCTGGCGCTACTGGTGCCAGGGGACTCGTT GGTGAACCTGGTCCAGCTGGTTCCAAAGGAGAGAGTGGCAACAAGGGTGAGCCC GGCTCTGCTGGTCCTCAAGGTCCTCCTGGTCCCAGTggtgaagaaggaaagagaggcccCAATGGTGAAGCTGGATCTGCTGgcccctctgggcctcctggGCTGAGA GGAAGTCCTGGTTCTCGTGGTCTCCCTGGAGCTGATGGCAGAGCCGGTGTTATG GGCCCTCCTGGCCCCCGTGGTGCTACTGGCCCTGCTGGTGTCCGAGGCCCCAATGGAGATGCTGGTCGCCCTGGAGAGCCCGGCCTCATGGGACCCCGA gGTTTTCCTGGTGCCCCTGGAAATGTTGGCCCAGCTGGCAAAGAAGGTCCCATG GGCCTCCCTGGCATTGATGGCCGGCCTGGACCAATTGGCCCAGCTGGAGCAAGAGGAGAGCCTGGCAACATCGGATTCCCTGGCCCCAAAGGCCCCACT GGTGATCCAGGCAAAAATGGTGATAAAGGTCATGCTGGTCTTGCCGGTGCTCGG GGTGCTCCAGGTCCTGACGGAAACAATGGTGCTCAGGGACCCCCTGGACCACAA GGTGTCCAAGGTGGAAAAGGTGAACAGGGTCCCGCTGGTCCTCCAGGCTTCCAG gGTCTGCCTGGCCCTGCAGGTACAGCTGGTGAAGTTGGCAAACCAGGAGAAAGG GGTCTCCCTGGTGAATTTGGTCTCCCTGGTCCTGCTGGCCCAAGA ggggAGCGTGGGCCCCCTGGTGAAAGTGGTGCTGCTGGTCCTTCTGGTCCTATTGGAAGCCGAGGTCCTTCTGGACCCCCTGGGCCTGATGGAAACAAG GGTGAACCTGGTGTGCTTGGTGCTCCAGGCACTGCTGGTCCATCTGGTCCCAGTGGACTCCCAGGAGAGAGGGGTGCTGCCGGCATACCTGGAGGCAAGGGAGAAAAG GGTGAAACTGGTCTCAGAGGTGAAATTGGTAACCCAGGCAGAGATGGTGCCCGT GGTGCTCCTGGTGCTGTAGGTGCCCCTGGTCCTGCTGGAGCCACTGGTGACCGG GGTGAAGCTGGTCCTGCCGGTCCCGCTGGTCCTGCTGGTCCTCGTGGTAGCCCT GGTGAACGTGGTGAGGTTGGTCCCGCTGGCCCCAACGGATTTGCTGGTCCTGCT GGTGCTGCTGGTCAACCTGGTgctaaaggagagagaggaaccaaAGGGCCCAAGGGTGAAAATGGCCCCGTTGGTCCCACGGGCCCTGTTGGATCTGCTGGCCCATCC GGTCCAAATGGTCCCCCTGGTCCTGCTGGCAGTCGTGGTGATGGTGGCCCTCCT GGTGCTACTGGTTTCCCTGGTGCTGCTGGACGGACTGGTCCTCCTGGACCCTCT GGTATCACTGGCCCTCCTGGTCCCCCTGGTGCTGCTGGTAAAGAAGGACTTCGTGGGCCTCGGGGTGACCAAGGTCCAGTTGGCCGAACAGGGGAAACAGGTGCATCTGGTCCCCCTGGCTTTGCTGGTGAGAAGGGTCCCTCTGGAGAGCCTGGAACTGCT GGACCCCCTGGAACCCCTGGTCCTCAAGGTCTTCTTGGTGCTCCTGGTATTCTGGGTCTCCCAGGCTCTAGAGGTGAACGTGGTCTACCAGGTGTTTCTGGATCTGTG GGTGAACCTGGACCTCTCGGCATCGCTGGTCCACCTGGGGCTCGTGGTCCCTCTGGTGCTGTGGGCGCACCTGGAGTCAATGGTGCTCCTGGTGAAGCTGGTCGCGAT GGCAACCCTGGGAATGATGGTCCCCCAGGCCGCGACGGTCAACCTGGACACAAG GGAGAACGCGGTTACCCTGGCAACATTGGTCCAGTTGGCGCTGTGGGCGCACCTGGTCCTCATGGCCCCGTGGGTCCCACTGGAAAACATGGAAACCGTGGTGAACCT GGTCCTGCTGGTGTTGTTGGTCCCGTTGGTGCTGTTGGTCCAAGAGGTCCTACT GGCCCACAAGGTATTCGAGGTGATAAAGGAGAGCCTGGTGACAAGGGGCCTAGAGGTCTTCCTGGCTTAAAGGGACACAATGGACTGCAAGGTCTTCCTGGTCTTGCT GGCCAACATGGCGATCAAGGTGCTCCTGGCTCTGTGGGTCCTGCTGGTCCTAGG GGCCCTGCTGGTCCTTCTGGCCCTATGGGCAAAGACGGTCGCACTGGACATCCTGGTTCAGTCGGACCTGCCGGCGTTCGTGGCTCTCAGGGTAGCCAAGGTCCTGCT GGCCCCCCTGGTCCCCCTGGCCCTCCTGGACCTCCTGGCCCAAGTGGTGGTGGTTATGATTTTGGTTACGAAGGGGACTTCTACAGGGCTGACCAGCCTCGCTCACCACCTTCTCTCAGACCCAAGGATTATGAAGTTGATGCTACTCTGAAATCTCTCAACAACCAGATTGAGACCCTTCTTACTCCTGAAGGCTCTAGGAAGAACCCAGCTCGCACATGCCGTGACTTGAGACTTAGCCACCCCGAGTGGAGCAGTG GTTACTACTGGATTGACCCTAACCAAGGATGCACTATGGATGCTATCAAAGTATACTGTGATTTCTCTACTGGTGAAACCTGTATCCGGGCTCAACCTGAAAACATCCTAGCCAAGAACTGGTACAGAAATTCCAAGGTCAAGAAGCACGTGTGGTTAGGAGAAACTATCAATGGTGGTACCCAG tttgaatatAATGTTGAAGGAGTCACCACCAAGGAAATGGCTACTCAACTTGCCTTCATGCGCCTGCTGGCCAACCATGCCTCTCAAAACATCACCTACCACTGCAAGAACAGCATTGCATACATGGATGAAGAGACTGGCAACCTGAAAAAGGCTGTCATTCTGCAAGGCTCCAACGATGTTGAACTTGTTGCCGAGGGCAACAGCAGGTTCACTTACACTGTTCTTGTAGACGGCTGCTCT aaaaagacaaatgaatggaaaaagacaatcatcgaatacaaaacaaataagccaTCCCGCCTGCCTATCCTTGATATTGCACCTTTGGACATCGGTGGTGCTGACCAAGAAATCAGGGTGGACGTTGGCCCAGTCTGtttcaaataa